Proteins found in one Pseudorasbora parva isolate DD20220531a chromosome 11, ASM2467924v1, whole genome shotgun sequence genomic segment:
- the ran gene encoding GTP-binding nuclear protein Ran, whose product MAENEPQVQFKLVLVGDGGTGKTTFVKRHLTGEFEKKYVATLGVEVHPLVFHTNRGAIKYNVWDTAGQEKFGGLRDGYYIQAQCAIIMFDVTSRVTYKNVPNWHRDLVRVCENIPIVLCGNKVDIKDRKVKAKSIVFHRKKNLQYYDISAKSNYNFEKPFLWLARKLIGDPNLEFVEMPALAPPEIAMDPSLAAQYEHDLKVASETALPDEDDDL is encoded by the exons ATGGCAGAGAACGAGCCGCAAGTTCAGTTTAAG CTGGTTCTGGTAGGAGATGGAGGTACGGGGAAGACCACTTTCGTGAAGAGACATTTGACTGGGGAGTTTGAAAAGAAATATGTTG CCACACTTGGAGTTGAGGTACATCCCCTGGTCTTCCACACCAACAGAGGAGCCATCAAATATAATGTATGGGACACAGCCGGACAAGAGAAATTCGGAGGCCTGAGAGATGGATATTACATCCAGG CTCAGTGTGCAATCATCATGTTTGATGTAACTTCTCGAGTGACCTATAAAAACGTGCCCAACTGGCATCGTGACTTGGTTCGTGTTTGCGAGAACATTCCCATAGTGCTGTGCGGTAACAAAGTGGACATCAAGGACAGGAAGGTCAAAGCAAAGAGTATTGTGTTCCATCGTAAGAAGAATCTACAG TACTATGACATCTCTGCCAAGAGTAATTATAACTTTGAGAAGCCCTTCCTGTGGCTTGCACGGAAGCTGATTGGAGATCCTAATCTGGAGTTTGTTGAGATGCCAGCCCTTGCACCACCTGAAATTGCTATGGACCCATCACTTGCCGCACAGTATGAGCATGACTTGAAA GTGGCATCAGAAACAGCTCTCCCAGATGAAGACGACGACCTTTAA
- the ndufs8b gene encoding NADH:ubiquinone oxidoreductase core subunit S8b, which produces MKMILCMMYSSCRTGSFAVRFGPVRAFSLTVHRGGYKYVNAEELPTDMKSITDRAAQTLLWTELFRGLGMTMSYLFREPATINYPFEKGPLSPRFRGEHALRRYPNGEERCIACKLCEAVCPAQAITIEAETRADGSRRTTRYDIDMTKCIYCGFCQEACPVDAIVEGPNFEYATETHEELLYNKEKLLNNGDQWEAEIAANIQADYLYR; this is translated from the exons ATGAAGATGATATTGTGCATGATGTATTCCTCATGCCGCACAG GCTCTTTCGCAGTCAGATTTGGACCTGTCCGTGCCTTTAGCCTTACCGTACACAGGGGAGGCTACA AATATGTGAATGCTGAGGAGTTGCCAACCGACATGAAGTCCATCACAGACCGCGCTGCACAAACACTGCTGTGGACCGAACTTTTCAGAG GTTTGGGCATGACCATGAGTTATTTGTTTAGAGAACCAGCTACTATCAATTACCCATTTGAGAAAGGCCCTCTCTCTCCCCGTTTCCGAGGCGAGCATGCGCTACGCAGGTATCCCAACGGTGAGGAGCGCTGTATTGCGTGCAAACTGTGTGAGGCTGTCTGTCCTgctcag GCCATCACTATTGAGGCAGAGACTCGTGCAGACGGCAGCAGAAGAACAACTCGCTATGACATTGACATGACCAAATGCATCTACTGTGGATTCTGCCAGGAAGCCTGTCCTGTGGATGCAATCGTAGAg GGCCCTAATTTTGAATATGCAACTGAGACTCATGAAGAGCTGCTGTATAATAAAGAGAAACTGTTGAATAATGGAGATCAATGGGAGGCAGAGATTGCTGCTAACATTCAGGCAGATTACCTGTACAGATGA